The following proteins come from a genomic window of Oncorhynchus masou masou isolate Uvic2021 chromosome 25, UVic_Omas_1.1, whole genome shotgun sequence:
- the LOC135513693 gene encoding activated RNA polymerase II transcriptional coactivator p15-like has protein sequence MPKSREVVSSTSGSDSDSEVEKTTAKRKKASAPPEKPEAKKPKLSGEGSRPGAGGSSKAADSKTEAGMFQIGRMRYVSVREFKGKCLVDIREYWMNQDGEMKPGKKGISLNPEQWTQLKDQMAEIDDAIKRT, from the exons ATGCCCAAATCAAGGGAAGTGGTGTCATCCACATCTGGCAGTGACTCTGACAGTGAGGTGGAGAAGACCACG GCCAAGAGAAAGAAGGCCAGTGCTCCACCAGAGAAGCCCGAGGCCAAGAAACCGAAGCTGAGTGGAGAGGGCTCTCGACCTGGCGCAGGAGGGTCCTCTAAGGCTGCAGACAGCAAAACGGAGGCTGGCATGTTCCAG ATTGGGAGAATGCGATACGTCAGTGTGAGGGAGTTTAAAGGGAAGTGTTTAGTTGACATCAGAGAGTACTGGATGAACCAGGACGGGGAAATGAAGCCCGGCAAAAAAG GCATCTCCTTAAACCCGGAGCAGTGGACCCAGCTGAAGGACCAGATGGCAGAGATAGACGACGCGATCAAGAGAACATGA